One window from the genome of [Clostridium] celerecrescens 18A encodes:
- a CDS encoding sensor histidine kinase — protein MERKNISIRYTIFVYFTVTALAASLLITFSLYQRLSTQVGEMVQEENQSLIHQVARSVESYLLTVMKLSDSLYYGAVKNADLSSESINNEITLLYDNNKDNVDNIALFSQSGTMVEAVPAARLKSGLDVTRENWFLNALEKTENQHFSYPHVQYIFDSNENQYRWVISLSRAVELTEGTSTTQGVLLVDLSYSSLEHLFDGVTTGKGGYVYLISNDGQILYHPKIQLIDSGRMQENNLVAAGYKDGNHREEFQGETRIITVKSIGYTGWKIIGVTPKNVVSLNSIKTRLFIVFLITLILFILALINSYISSRITNPIKELEKSVGILEEGNLQAAISIGGSYEIQHLGNSIKNMAKQIRVLMDDIVAEHEAKRKQEFDTLQSQINPHFLYNTLDIIVWMIENEQKAEAVKAVTALARFFRISLSKGRSIITVRDELEHVRNYLMIQHMRFKNKFSYEIDASEECMELSCLKLVLQPLVENAIYHGMEFMDGDGEIILKVWKEGDDLIFMVKDNGLGMTEDQVAGLFSDQVHVTSKKGSGIGVKNVNERIKLYFGEKYGLTIESEPDEGTVITICLPAVPYSYASMPEEHGR, from the coding sequence ATGGAAAGAAAGAATATAAGCATTCGTTATACTATTTTTGTATATTTTACCGTGACTGCTTTGGCAGCCAGTCTTTTGATCACCTTTTCCTTATATCAGCGCCTTTCCACCCAGGTGGGAGAAATGGTGCAGGAGGAAAACCAGAGCCTTATTCATCAAGTAGCCAGGTCTGTGGAATCCTATCTGCTTACGGTCATGAAGCTGTCGGATTCCCTGTATTATGGCGCCGTGAAAAATGCGGATCTTTCTTCGGAATCCATTAATAACGAGATCACGCTCCTATATGATAACAACAAGGATAATGTGGACAACATCGCGCTCTTTTCCCAATCAGGCACCATGGTGGAAGCAGTTCCTGCCGCAAGGCTTAAAAGCGGCCTTGACGTGACAAGGGAAAATTGGTTTTTAAATGCTTTGGAGAAGACGGAAAACCAACATTTCTCTTATCCCCACGTACAGTATATTTTTGACAGCAATGAAAACCAGTACCGGTGGGTGATATCTTTATCAAGGGCCGTGGAGCTGACAGAAGGAACTTCTACCACTCAGGGCGTGCTTTTGGTGGATTTAAGCTATTCCAGCCTGGAACATCTTTTTGACGGAGTGACTACAGGTAAGGGCGGCTATGTGTATCTGATCAGCAATGACGGGCAGATCCTGTACCATCCCAAGATCCAGCTCATCGATTCCGGCCGGATGCAGGAGAACAATCTGGTGGCAGCCGGCTATAAAGATGGAAACCACCGGGAGGAATTTCAGGGGGAGACCCGGATCATTACGGTAAAATCCATTGGTTATACAGGTTGGAAGATCATTGGAGTGACGCCTAAAAATGTGGTTTCTTTAAATTCCATTAAGACCAGGCTTTTTATCGTGTTCCTCATAACCCTGATCCTGTTTATACTCGCCCTGATTAACTCTTATATATCATCTCGTATCACCAATCCAATTAAGGAGCTGGAAAAATCCGTGGGAATTCTGGAAGAGGGAAATCTGCAGGCGGCAATATCCATCGGAGGGTCCTATGAAATCCAGCATCTGGGAAATTCCATCAAAAATATGGCAAAGCAGATCCGGGTCCTGATGGATGACATCGTAGCGGAGCATGAGGCTAAAAGAAAACAGGAATTTGATACCTTACAGTCACAGATCAATCCCCATTTCCTTTATAATACCCTTGATATCATCGTGTGGATGATTGAAAACGAGCAAAAGGCGGAGGCGGTCAAGGCGGTGACAGCCCTGGCCCGGTTTTTCCGGATCAGCTTAAGCAAGGGAAGGAGCATTATTACGGTCAGGGATGAATTGGAGCATGTCCGGAATTATTTGATGATCCAGCACATGCGTTTTAAGAATAAATTCTCCTACGAAATTGATGCATCTGAGGAATGTATGGAGCTTTCCTGTTTAAAGCTGGTTTTACAGCCGCTTGTGGAAAATGCCATCTATCACGGAATGGAGTTTATGGATGGGGATGGAGAAATTATTTTAAAGGTCTGGAAGGAGGGAGATGACTTAATCTTTATGGTGAAGGACAATGGCCTTGGAATGACAGAGGACCAGGTGGCGGGCTTATTTTCCGATCAGGTCCATGTCACTTCAAAGAAGGGTTCGGGGATTGGTGTGAAAAACGTCAATGAGAGGATCAAGCTGTATTTTGGGGAAAAGTACGGCCTGACCATTGAGTCAGAGCCTGATGAAGGAACGGTGATCACCATCTGCCTTCCCGCTGTTCCCTATAGTTATGCCTCTATGCCTGAAGAGCATGGGCGATGA
- a CDS encoding adenosylcobinamide-GDP ribazoletransferase: MNLFGSLVIAFSMYSRIPMPQMEWTKERMKYVMCFFPLIGIVIGLLEFAVFQGCDALGFRHFGQILPVVIPILVTGGIHMDGFLDVIDAKSSHGDRKKKLEILKDPHTGAFAIIGCCVYLILYLAAFLEMSPAMIPAYSIIFVVTRALSGLSVVTFPMAKESGLAASFSGAAQKRTVAITMILYLAAAVWGIWYLGGTMPVVMTLFVSVLVYWYYYAMAKKEFGGITGDLAGYFLQICELALVAGLAVASHLVSL, encoded by the coding sequence ATGAATTTATTTGGCAGTTTAGTAATTGCGTTTTCTATGTATTCCCGTATTCCAATGCCCCAGATGGAATGGACAAAGGAGCGGATGAAATATGTCATGTGTTTTTTTCCCCTTATCGGGATAGTCATCGGTTTGCTGGAATTTGCAGTTTTTCAGGGCTGCGATGCCCTTGGCTTTCGTCATTTTGGGCAGATTCTCCCGGTAGTAATTCCGATCCTGGTTACAGGAGGCATTCATATGGATGGATTTTTGGATGTGATTGATGCAAAATCCTCTCATGGGGATAGGAAGAAAAAGCTTGAGATATTAAAGGATCCCCATACAGGCGCTTTTGCCATCATCGGATGCTGCGTCTATCTGATACTCTATCTGGCCGCCTTTTTAGAAATGAGTCCGGCCATGATCCCGGCCTATTCCATAATATTCGTAGTTACAAGGGCATTAAGCGGCCTGTCAGTCGTTACATTCCCAATGGCTAAGGAGAGCGGACTGGCGGCTTCTTTTTCCGGAGCTGCACAGAAACGGACCGTGGCAATTACTATGATTTTGTATCTGGCTGCGGCAGTATGGGGGATTTGGTATTTGGGAGGAACGATGCCTGTCGTCATGACTCTTTTCGTTTCCGTTCTTGTTTATTGGTATTACTATGCTATGGCAAAGAAGGAATTCGGTGGAATTACCGGCGATTTGGCAGGATATTTTCTGCAGATATGTGAATTGGCTCTTGTGGCGGGGCTGGCTGTGGCTTCTCATCTGGTGTCTTTATAA
- a CDS encoding sugar phosphate isomerase/epimerase family protein produces the protein MSTLQLAIATDFAGEFSRIEKINDILYKISQAGFTHIHWCFEWDGDYIYSSYEMEQIKEWLDQYGMKAKALHASKGSKRNVNLIDGHYRKDYTSDVEYNRKAGVELIKNRVDLAACMGAEEIVLHLYVPHFTIQEKPEAEEHFYQQVFRSFDELQPYCTHKGVRICIENLFDMPERYELDQLDRLFARYPSQFMGFCLDTGHANMVWGRKMTDIIHRYKDHLYAIHIHDNSGSADFHQVPGDGNINWQEVMTAVATTTYELPLVLELMCYDENMEGFLKKAYEAGDKLTGMYWKAKGNRNTGI, from the coding sequence ATGAGTACCTTACAGTTGGCGATTGCAACAGATTTTGCTGGAGAATTTTCCAGAATTGAAAAAATTAATGATATATTATATAAAATATCACAAGCAGGATTTACCCATATCCACTGGTGTTTTGAATGGGATGGAGATTATATTTATTCCTCTTATGAGATGGAGCAGATTAAGGAATGGCTGGATCAATACGGGATGAAGGCAAAAGCCCTCCATGCATCCAAGGGGTCTAAGCGGAATGTAAATCTGATTGATGGGCATTACCGCAAGGATTATACTTCTGATGTGGAGTATAATAGAAAAGCAGGAGTAGAGTTGATTAAGAACCGGGTTGATTTGGCGGCGTGCATGGGCGCAGAAGAGATCGTTCTCCATTTGTATGTCCCTCATTTTACGATACAGGAGAAGCCAGAGGCAGAAGAGCATTTTTATCAACAAGTATTCCGGTCCTTTGATGAGCTTCAGCCTTATTGTACTCATAAGGGAGTACGCATCTGTATTGAGAATCTGTTTGATATGCCGGAGCGGTATGAGCTGGATCAGCTGGACAGACTCTTTGCCAGGTATCCATCGCAGTTTATGGGCTTTTGCCTGGATACAGGGCATGCGAACATGGTATGGGGCAGGAAGATGACCGACATAATTCATCGGTACAAAGACCATCTGTATGCAATCCACATTCATGATAACAGCGGTTCCGCTGATTTCCATCAGGTTCCAGGGGACGGTAATATTAATTGGCAGGAGGTCATGACAGCAGTTGCCACAACAACGTATGAGCTGCCCCTGGTTCTGGAATTAATGTGCTATGATGAAAATATGGAAGGGTTCCTGAAGAAAGCATATGAAGCGGGAGATAAGCTTACCGGCATGTATTGGAAAGCGAAAGGAAATCGGAATACCGGAATATAA
- a CDS encoding cobyric acid synthase, whose amino-acid sequence MAKTIMIQGTMSNAGKSLIAAGLCRIFKQDGYRVAPFKSQNMALNSYITEEGLEMGRAQAVQAEAAGVKPEAAMNPILLKPTNDIGSQVIVNGISIGNMPAREYFAYKKELVPEVERAFQKLSEEYDIIVIEGAGSPAEINLKQDDIVNMGMAKMADAPVLLVGDIDRGGVFAQLYGTVMLLEPDERTRIKGLIVNKFRGDKTILDPGLEMIEKQLSIPVAGVVPYMDVDLEEEDSLGNHLAGTVRPDRTAVEIAVIRMPRISNFTDFQVFSTIPGVSLQYVDRVADLGNPDLVILPGSKNTIEDLLWMRESGLEAAILKLQAREVPVFGICGGFQMLGESISDPFQVETDGAVLPVRGMGLLPVRTVFGKEKTRTRVAGACTSVGGIFEELSGIEVEGYEIHMGETTRSVPPLTYVMECQSGSHLAKMDGCQRGNVYGTYIHGFFDKEGIAMTIVEALAKKKGITLDLDGGFNYQEYKEEQYERLASLLRNSLDMEQIYGIMFTKAMSSVK is encoded by the coding sequence ATGGCAAAGACGATCATGATACAGGGAACCATGTCCAATGCAGGGAAAAGCCTGATTGCAGCCGGTTTATGCCGGATCTTTAAACAGGATGGTTACCGGGTGGCCCCTTTTAAATCCCAGAACATGGCCTTAAATTCCTATATTACGGAGGAAGGACTTGAGATGGGCAGGGCCCAGGCGGTTCAGGCGGAAGCAGCAGGAGTAAAGCCAGAGGCAGCCATGAATCCCATCCTGTTAAAACCGACCAATGATATTGGGTCCCAGGTAATTGTAAACGGCATATCCATTGGCAATATGCCTGCCAGGGAGTATTTTGCATACAAAAAAGAGCTGGTGCCAGAGGTAGAGCGGGCATTCCAAAAGCTGTCAGAGGAATACGATATCATTGTCATAGAAGGAGCAGGTAGCCCGGCGGAGATTAATTTAAAGCAGGATGACATCGTAAATATGGGAATGGCAAAAATGGCGGATGCGCCGGTGCTTTTAGTAGGAGATATCGACCGGGGAGGAGTGTTTGCACAGCTTTACGGAACCGTAATGCTTTTGGAGCCAGATGAAAGAACCCGGATCAAAGGCCTGATCGTCAATAAATTTCGGGGAGACAAGACAATTCTGGACCCAGGGTTAGAAATGATTGAAAAACAACTTTCCATCCCGGTTGCCGGTGTAGTTCCATATATGGATGTGGATCTGGAAGAGGAGGATAGTCTTGGAAATCATCTGGCAGGAACCGTCAGACCGGACCGGACCGCAGTGGAAATCGCCGTGATCCGTATGCCAAGGATCTCTAATTTCACGGATTTTCAGGTTTTTTCTACGATACCAGGGGTAAGTCTGCAATACGTGGACCGAGTTGCTGATCTTGGAAATCCGGATCTGGTCATTCTGCCTGGCAGTAAAAATACCATTGAAGATCTGCTCTGGATGCGGGAGAGCGGCTTAGAGGCGGCAATCCTTAAGCTTCAGGCCAGAGAGGTTCCGGTATTTGGCATCTGCGGCGGCTTTCAGATGCTTGGAGAAAGCATATCCGACCCCTTTCAGGTGGAAACGGATGGGGCTGTCCTGCCGGTAAGAGGTATGGGACTTCTGCCGGTCCGTACTGTGTTTGGAAAGGAAAAGACAAGAACAAGAGTGGCAGGCGCCTGTACCAGCGTAGGAGGGATATTTGAGGAGCTGTCTGGTATCGAGGTGGAAGGGTATGAAATCCACATGGGAGAAACCACCAGATCCGTACCACCTCTTACCTATGTCATGGAATGCCAGTCCGGTTCCCACTTAGCGAAAATGGACGGATGCCAGAGGGGAAATGTATACGGCACCTATATCCATGGATTCTTTGATAAGGAAGGAATCGCAATGACCATTGTAGAAGCTCTTGCAAAGAAGAAGGGCATCACCCTGGATCTGGATGGCGGTTTTAACTACCAGGAATATAAGGAAGAGCAATATGAACGGCTGGCCTCCCTGTTAAGGAACAGCCTTGACATGGAACAGATCTATGGGATAATGTTCACGAAAGCAATGAGCAGTGTGAAATAG
- a CDS encoding MFS transporter, whose amino-acid sequence MDREKVLCKIRERKYVRRLFLLCWLVYCVSYIGRLNYSSAMAQIISERFLTASQAGFISMVYFFAYGTGQMINGFLGDRVNPKRMIFVGLFCSGLANAAMGISHSALCMALSWGANGYFQAMIWAPIIRIFAEMLQGEDRVNCSVNIVSSQIIGTLIAYLLSAGVLAVAAWPGVFIAAAILLAAASILWSIGFWDVCRHAENDSPQDGGIKEKYKQEEAPVQLSFGKLMTTSGILTLLIPIMVHGMLKDGVTSWVPTYISDSFGITASFSVLLTSILPVINLSGAYLARFVYQKTGERIGVSIFFFFTWAAAGLLLLCTAGKLFPVITACILAMITASMMAVNTLVVNIYPLRFLRYGRVSGVSGFLNAMAYLGTAISTFTIGLMVEYRGWQTTIYIWLVVTVLAGLLCLIFIKTESKGSICAVSGDGKERI is encoded by the coding sequence ATGGATAGAGAAAAGGTATTGTGTAAAATCAGGGAGAGAAAGTATGTCAGAAGATTATTCCTGTTATGCTGGCTGGTATATTGTGTATCGTATATCGGAAGGCTGAATTATTCTTCTGCCATGGCTCAAATCATCTCAGAGCGGTTCCTGACCGCGTCCCAGGCCGGATTCATCAGCATGGTTTATTTTTTTGCCTACGGAACGGGGCAGATGATCAATGGGTTTCTGGGGGACCGGGTTAATCCCAAGCGGATGATATTTGTGGGGCTGTTTTGCTCCGGTCTTGCCAATGCGGCTATGGGCATCAGCCATAGCGCCCTATGTATGGCATTGTCCTGGGGAGCCAACGGATATTTTCAGGCAATGATCTGGGCGCCTATTATACGCATTTTCGCAGAAATGCTTCAGGGTGAAGATCGGGTGAACTGTAGTGTGAATATCGTTTCGTCACAGATTATAGGAACCCTGATTGCTTATCTGCTGTCTGCTGGAGTGCTGGCTGTTGCTGCCTGGCCTGGAGTATTTATTGCAGCAGCAATCCTGTTGGCAGCAGCCTCCATCTTGTGGAGTATCGGTTTTTGGGATGTTTGCCGCCATGCTGAAAACGATTCTCCACAAGATGGGGGAATTAAAGAAAAGTACAAACAAGAGGAAGCACCGGTTCAACTCTCCTTTGGAAAACTGATGACAACTTCCGGTATCCTTACACTTCTGATACCAATTATGGTGCATGGCATGTTAAAGGATGGTGTGACTTCCTGGGTGCCCACTTATATCAGTGACTCCTTTGGAATAACAGCTTCCTTTTCCGTTTTGCTTACCTCCATACTGCCGGTCATCAATTTATCGGGGGCATACCTGGCAAGATTTGTCTACCAAAAGACAGGGGAGAGGATAGGAGTATCCATATTTTTCTTTTTTACATGGGCTGCAGCAGGATTGCTTCTGTTATGTACGGCAGGAAAACTCTTTCCGGTTATAACGGCATGCATCCTGGCAATGATTACGGCTTCCATGATGGCTGTGAATACGCTCGTGGTCAATATTTACCCATTACGGTTCCTGCGGTACGGACGTGTGTCTGGGGTATCCGGTTTCCTGAATGCGATGGCATATTTGGGAACGGCAATTTCAACTTTTACCATTGGACTTATGGTAGAGTACCGGGGGTGGCAGACTACCATATATATATGGCTGGTTGTGACGGTTTTGGCAGGCCTGCTCTGCTTAATATTTATAAAAACGGAAAGTAAAGGATCAATATGTGCCGTATCAGGCGATGGAAAGGAGAGAATATGA
- a CDS encoding precorrin-8X methylmutase, producing the protein MELKELERVLPEEIEKRSFELITMELGEKILDPECELVIKRVIHTTADFEYADNLVFSPHAVQEGIRALKEGVRIITDTNMGMAGINKGALKRNGCSVSCFMADEDVADYAKLHHTTRACASMDKASELSENCIFAVGNAPTALVRLYELIKEGKIHPRLIIGVPVGFVNVVQSKEMIMSLADIPYIVARGRKGGSNVAAAIVNALLYQIQQQ; encoded by the coding sequence ATGGAGCTTAAAGAGCTGGAGCGGGTACTTCCCGAGGAAATAGAGAAGAGAAGTTTTGAACTGATCACCATGGAGCTTGGAGAAAAAATCCTTGATCCGGAATGCGAATTGGTGATCAAACGGGTGATTCATACCACTGCCGATTTTGAATATGCGGATAATCTGGTATTTTCGCCCCACGCTGTACAGGAAGGGATCCGCGCATTAAAGGAAGGCGTGCGGATCATTACGGATACGAATATGGGAATGGCCGGCATTAATAAGGGTGCCTTAAAACGCAACGGATGCAGCGTCAGCTGCTTTATGGCCGATGAGGATGTTGCAGATTACGCAAAGCTTCACCATACCACCCGTGCCTGTGCCAGCATGGATAAGGCATCAGAGCTTTCGGAGAATTGTATTTTTGCAGTAGGAAACGCCCCCACAGCCTTAGTACGCCTTTATGAATTAATAAAAGAAGGGAAAATCCATCCCCGGCTGATCATCGGCGTTCCGGTGGGCTTTGTCAACGTGGTACAATCAAAGGAAATGATCATGTCCCTTGCTGATATCCCCTATATTGTGGCCAGGGGAAGAAAGGGCGGAAGCAATGTTGCAGCGGCAATCGTTAATGCCCTGCTTTATCAGATACAGCAGCAGTAA
- a CDS encoding bifunctional adenosylcobinamide kinase/adenosylcobinamide-phosphate guanylyltransferase, translating to MILIIGGAWQGKLAYALELAKSADKITNPLDSFMYKKEKTKVYEIAEGNRDSFEAAMKCPIIHGFHEYIRRLLKEGKSVEAFIDAIEEQNPNVIITSDELGCGIVPFDPADREWREASGRASVRLARISRAVYRMVCGIANQIK from the coding sequence ATGATATTAATTATTGGCGGAGCATGGCAAGGGAAGCTGGCATATGCCTTGGAGCTGGCAAAGAGTGCTGATAAAATAACGAATCCCCTTGATTCATTCATGTATAAAAAAGAAAAAACGAAAGTGTATGAGATTGCAGAAGGCAACAGGGACAGCTTTGAAGCTGCCATGAAATGCCCAATCATCCACGGTTTTCATGAGTATATAAGGCGGCTTTTAAAAGAAGGAAAAAGCGTTGAAGCATTTATTGATGCGATTGAGGAACAAAATCCCAATGTCATTATTACCTCTGATGAACTGGGCTGCGGCATTGTGCCCTTTGATCCGGCAGACAGGGAATGGAGAGAAGCATCAGGAAGGGCATCCGTAAGATTAGCGCGGATATCCAGAGCAGTCTACCGTATGGTATGTGGAATTGCGAATCAGATTAAATAG
- the cbiB gene encoding adenosylcobinamide-phosphate synthase CbiB, whose translation MIRLHLAAVLTGCFLDLCFGDPHWLWHPVCGIGSLISWLEKKLRERFPKGDAGERRAGLWLVILVLLITGTVSGAILWTSYFFSPYVGFLIESIMCGQMMAWRSLREESMKVYKAFSNGDVEGARQAVSMIVGRDTKELPEEGITKAAVETVAENTSDGIIAPLLYMALFGGVGAFLYKAVNTMDSMVGYKNERYLWFGRAAAKLDDICNFIPARLSAALMIGAGYVCQFFYGIRKKRNPYSGRNGLVIFKRDRFNHKSPNSAQTEAVCAGALQIQLAGNACYFGKLYEKPTIGDAVRPVEYEDIPRANCLMTVAYVLALIPVFLLFLMAF comes from the coding sequence ATGATACGATTACATTTAGCAGCAGTACTGACAGGATGCTTTCTGGATCTGTGCTTTGGAGATCCCCACTGGCTTTGGCATCCGGTCTGCGGCATAGGCTCCCTCATAAGCTGGCTGGAGAAAAAGCTAAGGGAAAGGTTTCCTAAGGGAGATGCGGGGGAAAGAAGAGCCGGTTTATGGCTGGTGATCCTTGTGCTTTTAATCACTGGTACCGTATCCGGGGCAATTCTCTGGACTTCCTATTTCTTTTCCCCCTATGTAGGGTTTCTTATAGAAAGTATAATGTGCGGCCAGATGATGGCATGGCGTTCCCTGCGGGAAGAGAGCATGAAGGTCTATAAGGCCTTTTCCAACGGAGATGTGGAAGGAGCCAGACAGGCCGTATCCATGATCGTAGGCCGCGATACGAAAGAATTGCCGGAAGAAGGGATCACAAAAGCAGCGGTGGAAACCGTAGCGGAAAACACTTCGGATGGAATCATTGCCCCTCTGCTCTACATGGCTCTTTTTGGAGGAGTGGGAGCATTTTTATATAAAGCAGTAAACACCATGGATTCCATGGTGGGCTATAAAAACGAACGGTATCTCTGGTTCGGACGGGCAGCAGCGAAGCTTGATGATATCTGTAATTTCATACCGGCCCGGCTATCCGCAGCCCTAATGATAGGAGCAGGATATGTATGTCAGTTTTTTTATGGAATCAGGAAAAAGAGGAACCCATACAGCGGCAGAAATGGACTTGTAATATTTAAGAGGGACCGCTTCAATCACAAAAGTCCTAATTCAGCCCAGACGGAGGCGGTCTGTGCAGGAGCGCTGCAGATCCAGCTGGCGGGAAATGCCTGTTATTTTGGAAAGCTATATGAAAAGCCTACCATAGGAGATGCGGTAAGACCGGTGGAATACGAGGATATCCCCAGAGCTAATTGCCTCATGACAGTTGCCTATGTGTTAGCCCTGATCCCTGTATTCCTGCTGTTCCTTATGGCATTTTAA
- a CDS encoding carbohydrate ABC transporter permease produces MSRKLKSTALYLFLIMGVIIIAYPVYLTVITSMKTPQELSQSFFALPKRFNFDNFKAIVTNSGYPRTVLNTLAITVFASLGTIAVIPMVSYAIARNMWEKGYYKYLYFFLLAGIFVPFTVKMLPLIKVMSVMDMLNIPGLIIVYISSAVCEGVFLYVAFIQGIPMELEEAAYIDGASTWKIYVHIVFPLLSPMTATVLIKNGLWYWNDFLLPLLTLNKSPDYWTLTLFQYNFKMTHAINYPMIFAAFLLSMLPIMVFYVFMQKKIIGGLTNGAVKG; encoded by the coding sequence ATGAGCAGGAAATTGAAAAGTACGGCATTGTATCTCTTTCTGATCATGGGTGTTATTATAATCGCATATCCGGTCTATCTAACGGTAATAACCTCCATGAAGACGCCTCAGGAATTGAGCCAAAGTTTTTTTGCTTTACCAAAGCGGTTTAATTTTGATAATTTTAAAGCAATTGTTACGAATTCTGGCTATCCCAGGACTGTCTTAAATACCTTGGCGATTACGGTGTTTGCTTCCCTTGGGACTATAGCTGTTATACCCATGGTATCCTATGCAATTGCCAGGAACATGTGGGAAAAAGGATATTATAAATATCTATATTTCTTTTTACTGGCAGGTATTTTCGTACCGTTTACGGTAAAAATGCTTCCGTTAATTAAAGTTATGTCAGTGATGGATATGCTGAATATCCCCGGACTGATCATTGTATACATATCAAGCGCGGTATGTGAAGGTGTTTTCCTTTATGTGGCCTTCATACAAGGCATCCCCATGGAACTGGAAGAAGCGGCGTATATTGATGGAGCGTCGACCTGGAAGATTTATGTCCATATAGTCTTCCCCCTTCTAAGCCCCATGACGGCAACGGTATTGATCAAAAACGGACTTTGGTACTGGAATGACTTCCTCCTCCCTCTGCTTACCTTAAATAAATCGCCAGATTACTGGACTCTTACTCTGTTCCAATATAACTTCAAGATGACACATGCTATTAACTATCCAATGATTTTTGCGGCTTTTTTACTGTCCATGCTGCCGATTATGGTATTTTATGTGTTTATGCAGAAAAAGATCATTGGTGGCTTGACTAACGGTGCGGTGAAAGGCTAG
- a CDS encoding pyridoxal phosphate-dependent aminotransferase encodes MEYQHGGDIYTNNVTIDYSANINPLGLPHGVKEALYKAADNCSCYPDSQSMSLRKELARFHGVSAEHIICGNGAADLIFQVVQALKPKSALLIAPSFLEYEQALKASSCSIVRYCLKKENGFRLSEKELIGWLEKNRIDVQMLFLCNPNNPTGYAVEKEAMKGILKYSKNHGIFCVVDECFNEFLQEPERYSVLDLIGNGGYENAFLLKAFTKLYAMAGLRLGYGICTGIEVLDQMNLIRQPWSVSSLAQKAGEAALLETEYVKRTRQEITCEREYLKSVLSSLGFLVFDSMANYIFFRDLRPEALTKEKLLYKQLLNRKVLIRSCSNYRGLDDTYYRICVKQRKENEEFLSILKSIVTEGK; translated from the coding sequence ATGGAATATCAGCATGGCGGAGATATTTACACCAACAACGTGACAATAGACTATTCAGCCAACATAAATCCCCTGGGGCTTCCCCATGGGGTAAAAGAGGCTCTATATAAAGCAGCAGACAATTGTTCCTGCTACCCCGACAGCCAATCCATGAGTCTTCGGAAGGAGCTGGCAAGATTCCACGGCGTTTCTGCAGAGCACATTATCTGCGGAAACGGAGCCGCAGATTTAATCTTTCAGGTCGTACAGGCATTAAAACCAAAGAGTGCCCTGCTGATCGCCCCTTCTTTTCTGGAATATGAACAGGCCCTTAAGGCCTCTTCCTGCAGCATCGTGCGCTATTGCTTAAAAAAAGAAAACGGGTTTCGTCTATCTGAAAAAGAACTGATCGGCTGGCTGGAAAAAAACAGGATTGATGTCCAAATGCTGTTTTTATGCAATCCCAATAATCCTACCGGGTATGCAGTAGAGAAGGAAGCGATGAAAGGGATTCTCAAATACTCCAAAAACCATGGGATTTTTTGTGTAGTAGATGAATGCTTCAATGAATTTTTACAGGAGCCTGAGAGATATTCAGTCCTTGATCTCATTGGGAACGGCGGTTATGAGAACGCCTTCCTTTTAAAGGCGTTTACAAAGCTGTACGCGATGGCCGGTCTGCGACTGGGCTATGGGATATGCACAGGAATAGAGGTTCTGGACCAGATGAATCTCATACGTCAGCCCTGGAGCGTTTCCAGCCTTGCCCAGAAGGCAGGAGAGGCGGCTCTTTTGGAGACAGAATACGTAAAGAGAACAAGGCAGGAGATTACCTGTGAAAGGGAGTATTTAAAGTCAGTCCTTTCTTCCCTTGGTTTTCTGGTTTTTGATTCTATGGCCAACTATATTTTTTTCCGGGATTTAAGACCAGAGGCTCTTACGAAAGAGAAGCTTCTTTATAAACAGCTTCTGAACCGGAAAGTTCTGATACGTTCCTGTTCCAATTACAGAGGACTTGATGATACCTATTACCGCATCTGTGTAAAGCAGAGGAAAGAAAATGAAGAGTTTCTTTCCATATTAAAATCCATAGTGACAGAAGGGAAATAA